One genomic segment of Pedobacter endophyticus includes these proteins:
- a CDS encoding fibronectin type III domain-containing protein, which produces MKDINQFRKAFNMDISIFKTMAFLIATMFIWSCSKKDSISQPEALAVTAKPGIDQVTVKWTPVNSGNFGSYWISYYPGDGLSVIKEQTKDSVVFSDLDPNIDYRFTVVWVDNNKVRSLPAIVNAKPEALFVEPEVLYDDDLTIEKQEQLDALPLLYTKISGRLRISGADITNLSKLKNLRTVGKNLEILDKNTALTSLAGLEKLRTISGNLWIRKNAALTSVEALKQLTKIEGNLYFYDNAVVKSLSGFDNLIEVKDVFIGDRGTSANDGKNPLLTDFCALKNLFSLPAGGRTVVIAQNGYNPTVQQIATGTCAK; this is translated from the coding sequence ATGAAGGATATTAATCAATTCAGAAAGGCATTTAATATGGATATTTCCATATTTAAAACCATGGCATTCTTAATCGCGACGATGTTCATATGGTCTTGTTCGAAAAAAGACTCAATTTCACAGCCCGAGGCGCTGGCCGTAACAGCTAAGCCGGGAATAGATCAGGTAACGGTAAAATGGACACCAGTTAACTCCGGTAATTTTGGTTCTTATTGGATCAGCTATTATCCCGGCGATGGATTATCAGTAATCAAAGAACAAACAAAAGACTCTGTAGTGTTTAGTGATCTTGACCCGAATATCGATTATCGCTTTACCGTAGTGTGGGTTGATAACAATAAGGTAAGATCGTTGCCGGCCATCGTAAACGCAAAACCCGAAGCATTATTTGTTGAGCCCGAGGTGCTTTACGATGACGATTTAACGATTGAAAAACAAGAGCAGTTAGATGCGCTCCCGCTTTTGTATACAAAAATCAGCGGCAGGCTAAGAATAAGCGGTGCTGACATTACCAACTTGTCAAAGCTGAAAAACCTTCGAACCGTTGGTAAAAACCTCGAAATTCTGGATAAAAATACTGCGCTTACCAGTTTGGCCGGATTAGAAAAACTACGCACCATTAGCGGCAATTTATGGATTAGGAAAAATGCAGCCTTAACTTCTGTTGAAGCATTAAAACAGCTTACAAAAATTGAAGGCAACTTGTATTTTTACGACAACGCCGTTGTTAAATCGCTTTCAGGATTTGATAATCTTATAGAGGTTAAAGACGTTTTTATCGGAGATCGTGGTACTTCTGCCAACGATGGAAAGAACCCGCTACTAACTGATTTTTGTGCACTGAAAAACCTGTTTTCGTTGCCCGCGGGCGGACGCACCGTGGTTATTGCACAGAATGGATATAACCCAACTGTACAGCAAATTGCCACCGGCACATGCGCTAAATAG
- a CDS encoding endonuclease/exonuclease/phosphatase family protein, with product MNLNKIFSTFLLSIVLLGSMGCGKGTDPFTEKPVIADPCKSGNCLTVATLNVGVGQRASATVIAQKLKPLNLDVLTLTECPTLIDQNSMNKDFVALVAETLDMPYWKLGTISSANHWKDWGTDISGKYHGKLKAVLSKTPLSNPEDIALQGSGFSPSSVVKVNTVIKNKPFAIYALHVPGSSNAEGSVHKYFADQVLSKETSPNILVMGDFNNVPSGATMLYLKGKGLKDALDDLTNLSSRIDPYKPGRIDHILYNGASEIKAVDGYSKFDANISDHPYIWVKMLYK from the coding sequence ATGAATCTTAATAAAATTTTTTCGACTTTCTTGCTTTCAATAGTCTTATTGGGAAGCATGGGCTGTGGTAAGGGTACAGATCCTTTTACCGAGAAACCTGTTATTGCCGACCCCTGCAAAAGCGGAAATTGCTTAACTGTAGCTACCTTAAATGTGGGCGTAGGGCAGCGTGCATCTGCAACAGTAATTGCTCAAAAATTAAAGCCGCTTAACCTGGATGTGTTAACGCTTACCGAATGCCCAACGTTGATTGACCAAAATTCGATGAATAAAGATTTTGTGGCACTTGTTGCAGAAACCTTAGATATGCCTTACTGGAAACTGGGTACTATTTCATCAGCAAACCATTGGAAAGACTGGGGCACCGATATTTCAGGCAAATACCACGGTAAACTAAAGGCCGTTTTAAGCAAAACCCCGCTCTCAAATCCCGAGGATATTGCCTTGCAAGGAAGCGGATTTTCTCCATCAAGTGTGGTTAAGGTAAATACAGTGATCAAAAACAAGCCGTTTGCAATTTATGCTTTGCATGTGCCAGGCAGCAGCAATGCAGAGGGTTCGGTTCACAAGTATTTTGCAGATCAGGTGCTTTCGAAGGAAACATCGCCCAACATATTGGTGATGGGCGATTTTAATAACGTTCCCTCAGGCGCAACCATGCTTTACCTAAAGGGTAAAGGACTAAAAGATGCATTAGACGATCTCACCAATCTTTCCAGTCGTATAGACCCTTACAAGCCAGGTAGAATCGATCATATCTTATACAATGGTGCTTCAGAAATAAAAGCAGTTGATGGCTATAGCAAATTTGACGCTAACATTTCCGACCACCCGTATATCTGGGTTAAAATGTTGTACAAATAA
- a CDS encoding ComEC/Rec2 family competence protein translates to MKKDKITGLLFFWFISILATVAEAQSNSPIANQGFVYKGKQDHQAAESHKKPSDTSKYTKLVEWQDGYLDIHHINTGSGDACFMIFPDGTTLLFDAGNLNQKRFGAKYAPMKTTSPKPDSSRSASQWIAKYIKDRLYNIKQPKIDYALVSHFHDDHYGSLVDLGRTIPIKKIIDRNYPDYDFPVDLKTYLQADNDFKKYLAFIEHSKVKTESLKAGSNTQITLKTGAERYPTFSVRNVKSNADIWTGLGENTVPHFTANDITTFYKGKFNENTLSLAIKIAYGPFDYFTGGDNTGLQGFGLPAWFDVETPMAKAVGKVEVTTLNHHGNRDATNAFFLKTLNPKVVVQQSWCSDHPGQEVFHRLIDRNEQAEPRAIFATNLFDELKVVYGPWLVNSYKSTQGHILVRVHPGGKTYEVIVLDDSLPETRVKKVFGPYHSID, encoded by the coding sequence ATGAAAAAAGACAAAATTACTGGCCTGTTATTTTTTTGGTTTATCAGTATACTGGCAACAGTTGCCGAAGCGCAAAGTAATAGCCCAATTGCTAACCAGGGGTTTGTTTACAAGGGTAAACAGGATCATCAGGCCGCTGAAAGCCATAAAAAACCCAGTGACACGAGTAAGTATACGAAGCTTGTTGAATGGCAGGATGGTTACTTAGATATCCACCATATTAATACCGGAAGTGGAGATGCCTGTTTTATGATTTTTCCTGATGGAACAACTTTGCTTTTTGACGCAGGTAACCTGAACCAAAAACGATTTGGGGCAAAATATGCGCCCATGAAAACAACATCACCAAAGCCTGATTCTTCACGCTCTGCAAGCCAATGGATCGCCAAGTATATCAAAGATCGTTTGTATAACATTAAACAGCCGAAAATTGATTATGCACTGGTATCGCATTTTCACGATGATCATTATGGCAGCTTGGTCGATTTAGGCAGAACGATCCCAATCAAAAAAATAATAGACCGCAATTATCCTGATTACGATTTTCCCGTCGATTTAAAAACCTACCTACAAGCAGATAACGACTTTAAAAAATACCTGGCGTTTATTGAGCATTCAAAAGTTAAAACCGAGTCGCTTAAAGCCGGCAGCAACACACAGATCACGCTAAAAACCGGGGCAGAGCGCTATCCAACATTCAGTGTGCGCAATGTCAAATCCAATGCCGACATCTGGACAGGCCTTGGAGAAAATACAGTGCCGCATTTTACCGCTAATGATATCACAACTTTTTACAAGGGCAAATTCAACGAAAATACCTTGAGCCTGGCCATAAAGATCGCTTACGGACCTTTTGATTATTTTACCGGAGGCGACAATACGGGGCTCCAGGGATTTGGGCTGCCCGCCTGGTTTGATGTAGAAACGCCCATGGCCAAGGCTGTCGGGAAAGTGGAGGTAACCACGCTCAACCATCATGGAAACAGAGACGCCACCAACGCTTTTTTCTTGAAGACTCTAAATCCTAAAGTTGTTGTGCAGCAATCCTGGTGCTCAGATCATCCCGGGCAGGAGGTTTTTCATCGTCTTATCGATCGTAATGAACAGGCCGAGCCGCGGGCTATTTTTGCCACCAATTTATTTGATGAGCTTAAGGTTGTTTACGGTCCGTGGTTGGTAAACAGCTACAAAAGTACGCAAGGGCATATCCTGGTAAGGGTACATCCCGGCGGTAAAACCTACGAAGTGATCGTTTTAGATGATAGCCTGCCCGAAACGCGTGTAAAGAAAGTATTTGGCCCATATCATAGCATCGACTAG
- the pafA gene encoding alkaline phosphatase PafA, translated as MKHHLKFIIIILFGLNQTVCAQQDKKPKLVVGIIIDQMRAEYLYRFKDNYGENGFKRLMKTGFNVKNTHYNYVPTATGPGHASVYTGTTPSNHGIVSNHWYNRDTKKIMYCAEDTTAALIDNDDAQKNTKDKTFFRSPRNQKTTTITDELKLFTNNRAKVIGISLKDRAAIFPAGHLANAAFWYNSKNGNFITSSYYLNRLPLWLQQFNQKKKADSLLNLVWSTALPVERYINSKADHQNFEKIFKGKQNSVFPYDLKELRKTNGDFALLTEVPYGNTILTALALAALKGENLGKGAETDFLTISYSSTDYVGHNFGIRSKEIEDTYVRMDQEIALLLNALDTHLGKNEYTLFLTSDHAGSDHPRFLQANNLPGGFYHPKAIKEKLNSHLSKEFGPNKYIAYMDKTQIYFRETDTSKEDVLEASVKFLQSIDGIREAFIPGDPEWNLDNSTLSTFIKNTYNPAQSGDIIYHTYSGWMEELPFGTTHGTAFNSDTHVPLLWFGNGITRGETIKLHSITQVAPTLSFLLNIPLANASNPQPIEEIFER; from the coding sequence ATGAAACACCATCTAAAATTTATTATCATCATCCTATTTGGCCTTAACCAAACTGTTTGCGCCCAACAAGATAAAAAGCCGAAGCTTGTGGTGGGTATCATTATAGATCAGATGCGGGCAGAATACCTTTATAGATTTAAGGACAATTACGGCGAGAATGGCTTTAAGCGATTGATGAAAACCGGATTTAATGTAAAGAACACACATTACAATTATGTGCCTACCGCTACCGGGCCGGGCCACGCATCGGTTTATACGGGCACTACGCCATCCAACCATGGTATCGTATCAAACCATTGGTATAACAGAGATACGAAGAAAATTATGTATTGCGCTGAAGATACCACCGCTGCATTAATTGATAATGATGATGCTCAAAAAAATACGAAAGACAAAACCTTTTTTCGCTCCCCTAGAAACCAAAAAACCACCACCATAACCGACGAACTGAAACTTTTTACCAATAACAGGGCAAAAGTTATCGGGATTTCTTTAAAAGATCGGGCAGCAATTTTTCCTGCCGGCCACCTCGCCAATGCAGCATTTTGGTACAACAGCAAGAACGGAAATTTTATAACCAGTTCTTATTATTTGAACAGATTACCCCTTTGGCTGCAACAGTTTAATCAGAAGAAAAAGGCCGATTCATTATTAAACCTGGTTTGGAGTACAGCGTTACCTGTGGAAAGGTATATAAACAGCAAGGCTGATCACCAGAATTTCGAAAAGATCTTCAAAGGAAAACAGAATAGTGTTTTTCCTTATGATTTAAAAGAACTGCGCAAAACAAATGGAGATTTCGCATTGTTAACCGAAGTTCCGTACGGAAATACCATCTTAACAGCATTGGCCCTGGCTGCACTTAAAGGAGAAAACCTTGGCAAAGGAGCCGAAACAGATTTTTTGACCATTAGCTATTCCAGCACAGATTATGTAGGGCATAACTTCGGAATCAGATCTAAAGAAATTGAGGATACCTATGTTCGTATGGATCAGGAAATTGCCTTACTCCTCAATGCTTTGGACACACATCTGGGAAAAAATGAATATACTTTATTCTTAACATCCGATCATGCCGGCAGCGATCATCCCCGCTTTTTGCAAGCAAACAATTTGCCGGGCGGATTTTATCATCCAAAGGCCATTAAAGAAAAATTGAACAGTCATTTATCAAAAGAGTTTGGCCCCAATAAGTATATCGCGTACATGGACAAGACACAAATTTATTTCCGTGAAACCGATACTTCAAAAGAAGATGTACTCGAAGCATCAGTAAAATTTCTACAATCGATTGATGGAATCAGGGAGGCTTTCATCCCCGGAGATCCCGAATGGAACCTGGATAACAGCACGCTTTCAACCTTCATAAAAAATACCTATAACCCGGCACAATCTGGCGACATTATTTACCATACCTATTCGGGTTGGATGGAAGAACTGCCGTTTGGCACCACACATGGAACCGCATTTAACAGCGATACCCACGTGCCTTTACTGTGGTTTGGAAATGGTATTACAAGAGGAGAGACGATAAAGCTCCATAGCATAACCCAAGTGGCACCTACACTTTCCTTTTTGCTTAACATTCCGTTGGCAAACGCATCAAATCCGCAACCTATCGAAGAAATTTTCGAGCGGTAG
- a CDS encoding M61 family metallopeptidase: protein MAAKAQVKIGYEVSFKEPQAHYAEVQMNISGWAKDYVDVKMPVWTPGSYLIREFEKSVEEFSATAAGKPVKVEKVRKNIWRIFSNKAANIQVNYRVYAFEISVRTPFIDESHAFLSPTAIFMHPEGMIKSPSTVKIIPFKTWSKVSTGLAPVAGQSFTYTAPDFDILYDSPIEVGNQDVFEFMAAGVRHEVAMYGGGNYDKEKLKVDMAKIVEEATAVYGENPNKHYVFIVHNFLRGGGGLEHLNSTTLGASRNAYNTEAGYKGFLGLVAHEYHHLWNVKRLRPVALGPFDYDNENYTTNLWVAEGFTSYYENKFMHRAGFNDADKFVNDLAGGIATVLNTPGAKYQSAASSSYDAWIIGYRPNENSRNNSISYYNKGEVIGILMDLEIINATKGAKSLDDVMKAMYLQCKTLKRGYTDAEFKAMVEKVSGISFDSFWAKYVNGVVDPEYVKYFGYAGVDVSTENATPNKPVTGASGQLTNDGTISVTSIARNSAAWVGGLNVNDEIVSVDGVTVLDALATIKLRSAMLSLETLPLVANKKIGETLKLQVKRDGLAKEIVLTLKENPSVRLKATINQNATAAQKAVLAKWLGN, encoded by the coding sequence ATGGCAGCGAAAGCACAGGTAAAAATTGGCTATGAGGTTTCTTTTAAAGAACCACAGGCCCATTATGCCGAAGTTCAGATGAATATTTCTGGATGGGCAAAGGATTATGTTGATGTGAAGATGCCCGTTTGGACACCAGGTTCTTATTTGATACGTGAATTTGAAAAAAGTGTAGAAGAATTTAGTGCTACAGCCGCTGGCAAGCCTGTAAAAGTTGAAAAAGTAAGGAAGAATATTTGGAGGATTTTTTCTAATAAGGCCGCAAATATTCAGGTCAACTATCGCGTTTATGCATTCGAGATTTCGGTGCGTACCCCGTTTATCGATGAGTCGCACGCCTTCCTATCTCCGACCGCGATTTTTATGCATCCCGAAGGCATGATTAAATCGCCAAGTACCGTAAAAATAATACCTTTTAAAACCTGGAGCAAGGTTTCTACAGGGTTAGCGCCCGTAGCTGGTCAATCTTTTACCTATACTGCACCCGATTTCGATATTTTGTATGATAGCCCGATTGAGGTTGGAAACCAGGATGTATTCGAGTTTATGGCAGCAGGAGTGCGCCATGAGGTGGCCATGTACGGCGGCGGTAATTACGATAAGGAGAAGCTAAAAGTAGATATGGCGAAAATTGTTGAAGAGGCAACCGCTGTTTATGGCGAAAACCCCAACAAACACTATGTTTTTATTGTACACAACTTTTTAAGAGGCGGAGGTGGATTAGAGCATTTAAACTCTACAACACTCGGCGCATCTAGAAATGCCTACAATACCGAAGCAGGTTACAAAGGCTTTTTAGGTCTTGTTGCGCACGAATATCACCACTTGTGGAATGTTAAGCGCCTCCGTCCTGTAGCTTTGGGGCCGTTCGATTACGATAACGAGAATTATACAACAAACCTTTGGGTTGCCGAAGGCTTTACCTCATACTACGAAAACAAGTTTATGCACAGGGCCGGTTTTAACGATGCCGATAAATTTGTAAACGACCTGGCTGGTGGCATAGCAACGGTCCTGAACACGCCCGGCGCAAAATATCAATCTGCAGCCTCATCGAGTTACGATGCCTGGATCATTGGTTATCGCCCGAATGAGAACTCAAGAAATAATTCTATCTCTTATTATAACAAAGGTGAAGTAATTGGCATTTTGATGGATCTTGAAATTATTAATGCCACCAAAGGAGCCAAAAGTTTAGATGATGTAATGAAAGCCATGTACTTGCAGTGCAAAACCCTTAAACGTGGTTATACCGATGCAGAGTTTAAGGCCATGGTAGAGAAAGTATCTGGCATCAGTTTCGATAGTTTTTGGGCCAAATACGTTAACGGTGTTGTAGACCCTGAATATGTAAAATATTTCGGTTATGCGGGTGTTGATGTAAGCACCGAGAACGCAACGCCAAATAAACCTGTAACGGGAGCTTCAGGCCAATTAACCAACGACGGTACAATCAGTGTTACATCGATAGCACGAAATTCTGCCGCCTGGGTTGGAGGCTTAAACGTAAACGACGAAATTGTGTCTGTAGACGGCGTTACTGTGCTCGATGCACTGGCTACTATAAAGTTAAGAAGCGCAATGCTTTCTTTGGAAACCTTGCCATTAGTTGCCAACAAGAAAATTGGCGAAACTTTAAAGCTACAAGTTAAACGCGATGGCTTAGCTAAGGAAATTGTTTTAACCCTTAAAGAAAACCCAAGCGTGCGCCTAAAAGCGACGATCAACCAAAACGCAACAGCAGCTCAAAAAGCGGTTTTAGCCAAATGGTTGGGGAATTAA
- a CDS encoding AMP-dependent synthetase/ligase: MAAEITRVFDLLRISLDQPKEQFISGKINGKWVHYSTQEFCDTVDNLSRGLIKAGIGKGGRVAVMSHNRPEWNIADFAANQIGAYQIPLYPTLAEHDIQFILTDAQITILFVADEDLYQKIKPCVNAVNPDIKIFSFNKINNVECWTTLIEEGKKATQINLDDYRSKVAPEDILTLIYTSGTTGTPKGVMLTHNNLVANFVNSAVVMPDGVNKSLSFLPLSHIFERMIIYLYLFNHTAIYYAESMETIVADIQHVKPNAFSTVPRLLEKVYDKIMEKGKSLTGIKKAIFFWSLALAENYTIDAGPWYNFKLGIARKLVFKKWQEALGGEIVVIVSGGAALNPRLARIFWAAGMPVFEGYGLTETSPVITVNHFGGTMFGTVGEVIKGVEVKIAPDGEVLTRGHQVMKGYYNQPGLTAETIDSEGWFHTGDIGELINGKFLKITDRKKEMFKTAGGKYVAPQSLENKYKESIFIEQIMVLGENRKFPSALVVPNFETLKTWAAKKGIKFTTNEEIIKNEQVLAKYNEVIEAANAGFGKWEQVKRLALLPKEWSIDGGELTPKLSLKRKVITEKNNPIIEKIYKDAENYKAPG, translated from the coding sequence ATGGCTGCAGAAATAACGAGGGTTTTTGATTTGTTAAGAATTAGCCTTGATCAACCAAAAGAGCAATTTATCAGTGGAAAAATTAATGGCAAATGGGTTCATTATAGTACGCAGGAATTTTGCGATACTGTAGATAATTTGAGCCGCGGACTAATCAAGGCCGGTATCGGCAAGGGCGGACGGGTTGCCGTTATGAGCCATAACAGGCCCGAGTGGAATATTGCCGACTTTGCCGCCAACCAAATTGGTGCCTATCAAATTCCTTTGTACCCAACGCTGGCCGAGCACGATATTCAGTTTATTCTTACCGATGCCCAAATTACCATCTTATTTGTAGCTGATGAGGATTTGTACCAAAAAATTAAGCCTTGCGTTAATGCCGTAAATCCCGATATTAAAATATTTAGCTTCAATAAAATAAACAATGTCGAATGCTGGACTACCTTAATAGAAGAAGGTAAGAAGGCTACCCAAATCAATCTCGATGATTACCGCAGCAAAGTAGCGCCAGAAGATATTCTCACGCTGATTTATACCTCCGGCACCACCGGAACGCCGAAAGGAGTAATGTTGACCCATAACAATCTCGTGGCCAATTTTGTAAACTCGGCCGTCGTAATGCCCGATGGTGTAAACAAAAGTTTAAGCTTTTTGCCCTTGTCGCACATTTTCGAGCGAATGATCATCTATTTGTATCTGTTTAACCATACCGCCATTTATTACGCCGAAAGTATGGAAACCATCGTGGCCGATATTCAGCATGTAAAACCTAATGCATTTTCTACCGTGCCAAGGCTGCTCGAAAAAGTGTACGATAAGATTATGGAAAAGGGCAAATCGCTAACCGGCATAAAAAAAGCAATTTTCTTTTGGTCCCTCGCCTTGGCAGAAAATTATACTATTGATGCAGGCCCATGGTACAACTTTAAGCTTGGCATCGCCCGGAAGTTGGTTTTTAAGAAATGGCAGGAAGCCCTGGGTGGAGAAATTGTAGTTATCGTTTCCGGAGGTGCCGCACTAAATCCGCGTTTGGCCCGAATATTTTGGGCTGCTGGCATGCCTGTTTTCGAGGGCTACGGCCTTACCGAAACCTCACCCGTAATAACCGTTAATCATTTCGGGGGTACCATGTTCGGGACTGTTGGCGAGGTTATCAAAGGCGTTGAAGTAAAAATTGCTCCCGATGGAGAAGTGTTAACACGAGGCCATCAGGTAATGAAAGGCTATTATAACCAACCCGGGCTAACTGCCGAAACGATAGACAGCGAAGGCTGGTTTCATACGGGCGATATTGGCGAACTGATCAACGGAAAGTTCTTAAAAATTACAGACCGGAAAAAAGAAATGTTTAAAACTGCCGGGGGAAAATATGTTGCACCCCAATCGTTGGAAAATAAATATAAAGAGTCGATATTTATCGAGCAAATCATGGTGCTCGGCGAAAACCGAAAGTTCCCATCCGCGTTGGTTGTACCCAATTTTGAAACACTAAAAACTTGGGCCGCAAAAAAAGGCATCAAGTTTACAACCAACGAAGAGATTATTAAAAACGAACAGGTTTTGGCCAAGTATAACGAAGTTATTGAGGCGGCCAATGCAGGCTTTGGTAAGTGGGAACAGGTAAAAAGGCTGGCGCTGTTGCCAAAAGAGTGGAGTATAGATGGTGGCGAGTTAACACCCAAGCTCAGCTTGAAAAGAAAGGTGATTACAGAAAAAAACAACCCTATAATAGAGAAAATATATAAAGATGCAGAAAACTACAAAGCACCTGGTTAA
- the ggt gene encoding gamma-glutamyltransferase, whose product MQKTTKHLVNVRIAAILFTVIVSSGCATGQLGKHNSDEFKNGMVVSAHPEASEVGIEILKKGGNAVDAAVAVQFALAVVYPNAGNIGGGGFMVYRSAAGEVNALDFREKAAGSATRDMYLDTAGNPIVTKSLYGHLAAGVPGSVDGMVEAHKKYGKLSWAEVLQPAINLAQNGFKITQRQAGELNGLHRKLMEFNPNGTAFVNLESTWKADDLLIQKELANTLRLIKEKGRAGFYEGAVADSIVGEMKRGNGLITKEDLKNYHSAWRKPITGSYRGYKIITMPPTSSGGIALVQLLQSVEPFPLNKWGHNADSTVQVIVEAERRVYADRATHLGDPDFYPVPQTGLLDAAYNKNRMSTFDWNAATPSSKLLAGQIKGAEHEETTHFSIVDRQGNAVSITTTLNGSYGSLVAVKGAGFLLNNEMDDFSVKPGAPNMYGLVGGEANSISPNKRMLSSMTPTIVEKDGKLFMVVGTPGGSTIITSVFQTIVNVIDFNMSMQGAVAAKKFHHQWLPDEVAVEKDALDSTTVEKLRKKGYNIIQRGPIGRVDAILKTKWGYYQGGADPRGDDKAIGY is encoded by the coding sequence ATGCAGAAAACTACAAAGCACCTGGTTAATGTAAGGATAGCAGCCATCCTGTTCACGGTAATCGTTAGCTCTGGCTGTGCCACAGGGCAGCTCGGTAAACACAATAGCGACGAATTTAAAAACGGAATGGTAGTTTCTGCTCATCCGGAAGCATCGGAAGTTGGCATAGAAATCTTAAAAAAGGGCGGTAATGCCGTTGATGCTGCCGTAGCCGTACAGTTTGCCCTTGCAGTAGTTTATCCCAATGCAGGCAATATTGGTGGTGGCGGATTTATGGTTTACCGTTCAGCCGCGGGCGAAGTGAACGCCCTCGATTTTAGAGAAAAAGCAGCCGGAAGCGCAACCAGAGATATGTACCTCGATACCGCAGGAAACCCAATTGTTACCAAAAGCCTGTATGGCCATTTGGCGGCAGGCGTACCCGGCTCGGTAGATGGCATGGTTGAAGCCCATAAAAAATACGGTAAATTAAGCTGGGCCGAAGTGTTGCAGCCAGCAATAAACCTTGCCCAAAATGGTTTCAAAATTACCCAGCGCCAGGCAGGAGAACTAAACGGCCTCCATCGAAAGTTGATGGAATTTAATCCCAACGGAACCGCATTTGTAAACCTCGAATCGACCTGGAAAGCCGATGATTTATTGATCCAGAAAGAACTGGCCAACACCTTACGCTTAATTAAAGAGAAAGGCCGGGCTGGCTTTTACGAAGGAGCAGTTGCCGATTCTATTGTAGGTGAGATGAAACGCGGCAACGGTCTCATCACCAAAGAAGATCTTAAAAACTATCACTCAGCATGGCGTAAACCCATTACCGGCAGCTACAGAGGTTATAAAATAATTACAATGCCCCCAACTTCCAGCGGAGGCATCGCTTTGGTACAATTGCTTCAATCTGTAGAGCCTTTTCCCCTAAATAAATGGGGTCATAACGCCGATTCTACCGTGCAGGTGATAGTAGAGGCTGAACGACGGGTTTATGCAGACCGTGCAACGCACCTGGGCGACCCTGATTTTTATCCCGTGCCCCAAACAGGCTTGTTAGATGCCGCCTACAATAAAAATCGCATGAGCACTTTCGACTGGAACGCCGCCACACCCAGCAGCAAGCTATTAGCCGGCCAGATAAAAGGAGCAGAGCACGAAGAAACAACCCATTTTTCTATCGTCGATCGCCAAGGCAATGCAGTTTCCATCACGACAACGTTAAACGGTTCATACGGATCGCTGGTTGCCGTAAAAGGTGCAGGCTTTTTATTGAACAACGAAATGGACGACTTCTCCGTAAAGCCCGGCGCACCAAATATGTACGGTCTGGTAGGAGGCGAGGCCAATTCAATATCGCCGAACAAGAGAATGTTGAGCTCAATGACACCGACCATTGTAGAAAAAGACGGCAAGCTCTTTATGGTAGTTGGCACGCCCGGAGGTTCAACCATTATCACATCCGTGTTTCAAACCATCGTTAATGTAATCGATTTCAACATGTCTATGCAAGGCGCCGTAGCCGCGAAGAAATTCCACCACCAATGGCTCCCCGATGAAGTCGCTGTAGAAAAAGATGCCCTTGATAGCACAACTGTGGAAAAATTAAGGAAAAAAGGCTACAATATTATACAACGCGGACCGATTGGCAGGGTCGATGCCATCTTAAAAACAAAGTGGGGCTATTACCAGGGAGGGGCAGATCCACGCGGCGACGACAAGGCTATTGGCTATTAA